From Pseudanabaena sp. PCC 6802, one genomic window encodes:
- a CDS encoding L,D-transpeptidase family protein, translating to MIGPKRKPQEFGFSANDFHLIVNDVSETVKAYSYDGKLLWELPCLARGQYGENEWRWAQSDTPPGLYLLGDVYRDLENADSVPAHVKKSYGWITFDMGDLEGNEDGNNRAGICLHGGGSACGWPGAWEPYQTLYPTYGCVRMHNADLTNSVLPLYEKGRVFLSVYQES from the coding sequence ATGATCGGCCCGAAACGCAAACCCCAAGAGTTCGGATTTAGTGCCAACGATTTCCACCTAATTGTCAACGATGTCTCAGAGACAGTAAAGGCGTATAGCTACGATGGCAAGCTTCTCTGGGAATTGCCTTGTCTAGCTAGAGGGCAGTACGGAGAGAACGAATGGCGCTGGGCACAATCCGATACTCCGCCAGGGCTTTACCTGCTTGGCGATGTTTATCGGGATTTGGAGAATGCAGACAGTGTACCTGCTCACGTCAAAAAATCGTATGGATGGATAACTTTTGACATGGGTGACTTAGAGGGGAATGAAGACGGAAACAATCGCGCTGGCATCTGTCTGCATGGCGGCGGTTCTGCGTGTGGATGGCCTGGTGCGTGGGAACCGTACCAAACGCTTTATCCCACATACGGATGTGTGAGGATGCACAACGCAGATCTAACTAACTCTGTACTGCCCTTGTACGAGAAAGGTAGAGTCTTCCTCTCTGTCTATCAGGAAAGCTAA